The following coding sequences lie in one Pseudomonadota bacterium genomic window:
- a CDS encoding hydroxyacid dehydrogenase gives MLILLADSFDASLPERLKTYGEVTDDVGRLAEAEVLLIRSKTKATRDYLERAPRLKLIIRGGVGLDNVDREHAKARGIRVDNTPEASTVAVAEFALTLMLAAINHVVAGHNGMLQGKFLKKELKRSELCGKTLGLIGVGRIGTAVAQRAKAFGMRVVGYDPLVKTNAEVELLELDALLTAADVLSLHAPLTPETRGMLNDERLGRTKPGVVIVNTGRGGCVDEPAMAAALQRGQVRSYATDVWTSDPPPADCPLVGLPGVLMAPHLGASSKENLLRIGDEVVQKIAAYDRERR, from the coding sequence ATGCTGATATTGTTGGCCGATTCGTTCGATGCCTCGCTACCCGAGCGGCTCAAGACCTACGGCGAGGTGACCGACGACGTGGGTCGTCTGGCCGAGGCCGAGGTGCTCTTGATTCGCAGCAAGACCAAGGCGACGCGCGACTATCTCGAGCGCGCGCCGCGGCTGAAGCTGATCATCCGGGGCGGCGTCGGGCTCGATAACGTCGATCGCGAGCACGCCAAGGCGCGTGGCATTCGCGTCGACAATACGCCCGAGGCCTCCACCGTCGCCGTCGCCGAGTTCGCGCTGACGCTGATGCTGGCGGCGATCAACCACGTCGTCGCGGGCCACAATGGCATGCTGCAGGGGAAGTTCCTCAAGAAGGAGCTCAAGCGCAGCGAGCTCTGCGGCAAGACGCTCGGGCTGATCGGCGTCGGTCGCATCGGCACGGCGGTGGCGCAGCGGGCCAAGGCCTTCGGCATGCGCGTCGTCGGCTACGACCCGCTCGTCAAGACCAACGCGGAGGTCGAGCTGCTCGAGCTCGATGCCCTGCTCACCGCCGCCGACGTGCTCTCGCTGCACGCGCCGCTGACGCCGGAGACCCGCGGGATGCTCAATGACGAGCGTCTCGGGCGGACGAAGCCCGGCGTGGTGATCGTCAACACCGGTCGCGGTGGCTGCGTCGACGAGCCGGCGATGGCCGCCGCGCTGCAGCGCGGGCAGGTGCGCTCTTACGCCACGGACGTATGGACCAGCGATCCGCCGCCTGCGGACTGCCCGCTGGTCGGGCTGCCCGGGGTGTTGATGGCGCCGCACCTCGGGGCCTCGAGCAAAGAGAACCTGTTGCGCATCGGCGATGAGGTCGTGCAAAAGATCGCCGCCTACGACAGGGAGCGCCGCTGA
- the serC gene encoding 3-phosphoserine/phosphohydroxythreonine transaminase, whose protein sequence is MKRALNFGPGPSALPLSVLQETAAEWLDFAGTGMSVLEVSHRGPDYDAVHRDAQTRLKRLLGLGDDYTVLMVGGGASTQFAAVPLNLLHPGQTADYLVTGSWAKKAYKEAQLFGTVNLAADTADASAGGAYCRVPRPEECLFTPGAAYVHLTSNNTIAGSQYAAFPQPAAPLVADMSSDLLGRPIDARAFALIYAGAQKNLGPAGATVVIIRQELLERCRSGIPTMLHYPTLAKAESLHNTPPCFAIYLMAKVFKWVEAQGGVEGMGRRNQQKADVLYGAIDRHAGFYRAPVDKDSRSTMNVVFRLPSEALEQRFVSEAKAQAMVGLKGHRSVGGIRASIYNGVEPAWVEALASFMEQFARQHG, encoded by the coding sequence ATGAAACGCGCCCTCAATTTTGGTCCTGGTCCCTCGGCCCTGCCGCTGAGCGTGCTGCAGGAGACCGCGGCCGAGTGGCTCGACTTCGCTGGCACGGGGATGTCCGTGCTCGAGGTCAGCCACCGCGGTCCCGACTACGACGCGGTGCATCGGGACGCGCAGACGCGGCTCAAGCGGCTGCTCGGCCTCGGCGACGACTACACGGTGCTGATGGTCGGCGGCGGCGCGAGCACCCAGTTCGCCGCCGTGCCGCTCAACCTGCTGCATCCGGGGCAGACGGCGGACTACCTCGTCACCGGTTCGTGGGCCAAGAAGGCCTACAAAGAGGCCCAGCTCTTCGGCACCGTCAACCTCGCGGCCGACACCGCGGACGCCAGCGCGGGCGGTGCCTACTGCCGCGTGCCGCGGCCCGAGGAGTGCCTCTTCACCCCCGGCGCGGCCTACGTGCACCTGACCTCGAACAACACGATCGCCGGCTCGCAGTATGCGGCCTTTCCGCAACCCGCGGCGCCGCTCGTCGCGGACATGTCCTCGGACCTGCTCGGTCGCCCGATCGACGCGCGCGCCTTCGCCCTGATCTACGCCGGAGCGCAGAAGAACCTCGGCCCCGCCGGCGCCACCGTCGTGATCATCCGTCAGGAGCTGCTCGAGCGCTGCCGCAGCGGAATACCGACGATGCTGCACTACCCGACGCTGGCGAAGGCCGAGTCGCTGCACAACACGCCGCCGTGCTTTGCCATCTACCTGATGGCCAAGGTCTTCAAGTGGGTCGAGGCGCAGGGTGGTGTCGAGGGCATGGGCCGCCGCAACCAGCAGAAGGCCGACGTGCTCTACGGCGCGATCGACCGCCACGCGGGCTTCTACCGGGCGCCCGTCGACAAGGACAGCCGCTCGACGATGAACGTCGTCTTCCGCCTGCCCAGCGAAGCGCTGGAGCAGCGCTTCGTCAGCGAGGCCAAGGCGCAGGCGATGGTGGGGCTCAAGGGTCATCGCAGCGTCGGTGGCATCCGCGCGTCGATCTACAACGGTGTCGAGCCCGCCTGGGTCGAGGCCCTCGCCTCCTTCATGGAGCAGTTCGCGCGCCAGCACGGCTAG
- the cpaB gene encoding Flp pilus assembly protein CpaB, which yields MLKRYAPLLVALALATLAVVLVLYQVRAYKREATAGWELEKVLVAATDLQPGAPLNPNVVRVGEMPRKFVYDSVLGPADSEFAFGREVVVPLKAGEPIHWYQLRGVRALEQLAKAVPRRQRAISISVTERSAVGHWLRPNDTVDVMGSFRDPASSEMVVVTLLQNIIVLATGQTTGSTQGIESDTQYSTVTLLVDPEEAEVLVLAQELGSLYFSLRNIEDMDVLDEEKRGRTTLSSLLAGERLKQARERRYRQNVIIQRGLPGDRRGR from the coding sequence ATGCTGAAGCGTTACGCCCCACTCCTGGTGGCCCTGGCTCTCGCCACCCTCGCCGTCGTCCTCGTGCTCTACCAGGTCCGCGCTTACAAGCGCGAGGCCACCGCCGGCTGGGAGCTGGAGAAGGTCCTCGTCGCGGCCACCGACCTGCAGCCCGGCGCGCCGCTCAATCCCAACGTCGTGCGCGTCGGCGAGATGCCGCGCAAGTTCGTCTACGACAGCGTGCTCGGTCCCGCCGACAGCGAGTTCGCCTTTGGCCGCGAGGTCGTCGTGCCGCTCAAGGCGGGCGAGCCGATTCACTGGTACCAGCTCCGCGGCGTCCGCGCGCTCGAGCAGCTCGCCAAGGCCGTGCCGCGGCGTCAACGCGCGATCAGCATCAGCGTCACCGAGCGCTCGGCGGTCGGGCATTGGCTTCGCCCCAACGACACGGTCGACGTGATGGGGAGCTTTCGCGATCCAGCGTCGAGCGAGATGGTCGTGGTCACGCTGCTGCAAAACATCATCGTGCTCGCCACCGGGCAGACCACCGGCTCGACGCAGGGCATCGAGTCCGACACGCAGTACTCGACCGTAACGCTGCTCGTCGATCCCGAGGAGGCCGAGGTGCTGGTTTTGGCGCAGGAGCTCGGCTCGCTCTACTTCTCGCTGCGCAACATCGAGGACATGGATGTGCTCGACGAGGAGAAGCGCGGCCGCACCACGCTCAGCTCGCTCTTGGCGGGCGAGCGGCTCAAGCAGGCGCGCGAGCGGCGCTACCGCCAGAACGTGATCATCCAGCGCGGGCTCCCGGGTGATCGGCGTGGACGCTGA
- a CDS encoding type II secretion system F family protein produces MIGLIVLAVFGAVALLVLVVSSVAAHGLRIYEERYLAHGTSSLGEMFIFIQPRQLLVLTLSVAVVGGLLGWLLMHWFIGLVLVLAGLTAPRAAIKHLRRKRVRAFDRQLGDALVRMAAAFRAGLTLAQAMDTLSQETPPPLGEEFKLAVRELTLGVAQDQALVNLGERVGSESLKLVVTATNIARQLGANLAEMYDIISDAIRERFQIESKVDALTAMGRMQSWIIGLMPGAVGVAFYFMRRDLMEPMLGSAFGVTLVAAVLLMELVGLWLIRRMTEIEF; encoded by the coding sequence ATGATCGGGCTGATCGTCCTCGCTGTCTTCGGCGCCGTGGCGTTGTTGGTGCTGGTCGTGTCCAGCGTCGCGGCCCATGGCCTGCGCATCTATGAGGAGCGCTACCTCGCCCACGGCACCAGCTCGCTGGGGGAGATGTTCATCTTCATCCAGCCACGGCAGCTGCTCGTGCTCACGCTCAGCGTCGCCGTCGTCGGCGGGCTGCTCGGTTGGCTGCTGATGCATTGGTTCATCGGCCTGGTGCTGGTGCTGGCGGGGCTGACCGCGCCGCGTGCGGCGATCAAGCACCTGCGGCGCAAGCGCGTCCGCGCCTTCGATCGCCAGCTCGGGGATGCGCTGGTGCGGATGGCGGCCGCCTTCCGAGCCGGGCTGACCCTGGCCCAGGCGATGGACACCCTGTCGCAGGAGACCCCGCCGCCGCTCGGTGAGGAGTTCAAGCTGGCGGTGCGCGAGCTGACGCTCGGCGTGGCGCAGGACCAGGCGCTGGTCAACCTCGGCGAGCGCGTCGGGTCGGAGAGCCTCAAGCTGGTGGTGACGGCGACCAACATCGCCCGTCAGCTCGGAGCCAACCTGGCGGAGATGTACGACATCATCTCGGACGCGATTCGCGAGCGCTTTCAGATCGAGAGCAAGGTGGACGCGCTGACGGCGATGGGTCGGATGCAGAGCTGGATCATCGGGCTGATGCCCGGCGCCGTCGGCGTCGCCTTCTACTTCATGCGGCGCGATCTGATGGAGCCGATGCTCGGCTCGGCCTTCGGCGTGACCCTCGTCGCTGCGGTGTTGCTGATGGAGCTGGTGGGGCTCTGGCTGATTCGTCGCATGACCGAGATCGAGTTCTAA
- a CDS encoding type II secretion system F family protein translates to MLVSAVFFGLLALLALAMLRRPLLPALAIAVLGLGFPLVWLRDQTIRRHRAIRRALPYHLDLLTLSVEAGLDFGQALGTVVERGQPGPLNEEIALTLNEMRLGKTREDALRALGERVQLSELSNFLSNLIQVDKLGTSLGRVLRIQSTQLRVARMHRAEKEANQAPVRLLLPLVLCFFPTLFMILFGPIVYRFIYGG, encoded by the coding sequence ATGCTCGTCTCCGCGGTCTTCTTCGGGCTGCTGGCGCTCTTGGCCCTGGCGATGCTGCGGCGCCCGCTGCTGCCGGCGCTGGCCATCGCCGTGCTCGGCCTGGGGTTTCCGCTGGTCTGGCTGCGCGATCAGACGATCCGCCGCCACCGCGCGATCCGCCGGGCGCTGCCCTATCACCTCGACCTGCTCACGCTCTCCGTCGAGGCCGGGCTCGACTTTGGTCAGGCGCTGGGTACGGTCGTCGAGCGCGGTCAGCCGGGCCCGCTGAACGAGGAGATCGCGCTCACCCTCAACGAGATGCGCCTCGGCAAGACGCGGGAGGATGCGCTGCGCGCGCTCGGCGAGCGGGTGCAGCTCAGCGAGCTGAGCAACTTCCTCTCCAACCTGATTCAGGTCGACAAGCTCGGCACCTCGCTCGGTCGCGTGCTCCGCATCCAGAGCACGCAGCTCCGGGTGGCACGCATGCATCGCGCGGAGAAGGAGGCCAATCAGGCGCCAGTGCGGCTGCTCTTGCCCTTGGTGCTCTGCTTCTTTCCGACGCTCTTCATGATCCTCTTCGGCCCGATCGTCTACCGCTTCATCTACGGTGGTTGA
- a CDS encoding FHA domain-containing protein: MAPRGRREAQGATNRASGASGASPRARVAALARTGFVLRMVEGAQVGLEYAFERQATIGRTDENDIVLVEPGLSRRHLRIYDSHGAYVLEDLGSANGTRLNGERVAGLEVLREGDHITLAQSTFRFSLITPPLGEPTQQVRFTGSQLRRLDVSSVRKAGAGERWWRRRGAWLALAALALLGGGLAAWLLLRAGGTLLQRADRSDEPVTYADDEIFFRSVFGYGETDRAHRSRLIVRFRHLAGRVTLEYGAWGVDKLGELVIELNGKPVGEVPLTLMRWTYGLKLVLPATLLQRGENTLVFRNTREPSEDERWEICFLQLRQEVLPPPDAAQARRLFELGRQAWNERDIEPSNMSTALTRFRRARDLLEGLRERPAIYLEALDYIDKVDKALTVRFQEGLFSAQRAMRVEGDRASARALIAHTLRHFARDDYRYRELTRLLDALGEE; the protein is encoded by the coding sequence GTGGCGCCGCGCGGACGACGTGAAGCACAGGGGGCCACGAACCGCGCGTCGGGCGCGTCGGGCGCGTCGCCGCGTGCGCGGGTCGCGGCGCTCGCCCGCACGGGCTTCGTGCTGCGCATGGTCGAGGGCGCACAGGTCGGCCTCGAGTACGCCTTCGAGCGGCAGGCGACGATCGGCAGGACCGACGAGAACGACATCGTCCTGGTCGAGCCGGGCCTCTCGCGGCGCCACCTGCGCATCTATGATTCGCACGGCGCCTATGTGCTCGAGGACCTCGGCAGCGCCAACGGCACGCGCCTCAATGGCGAGCGCGTCGCCGGTCTCGAGGTCCTGCGTGAGGGCGACCACATCACGCTGGCGCAGAGCACCTTCCGCTTCTCGTTGATCACGCCGCCGCTCGGCGAGCCGACCCAACAGGTGCGCTTCACGGGCTCCCAGCTCCGCCGCCTCGACGTCTCAAGTGTGCGCAAGGCCGGCGCCGGTGAGCGCTGGTGGCGCAGACGCGGCGCCTGGCTGGCGCTCGCGGCCCTCGCCTTGCTCGGTGGCGGGCTGGCTGCATGGTTGCTGCTGCGGGCCGGCGGCACGCTGCTGCAGCGCGCCGACCGCTCCGACGAGCCGGTGACCTACGCCGACGACGAGATCTTTTTCCGCAGCGTCTTCGGCTACGGCGAAACCGATCGCGCCCATCGTTCGCGCCTGATCGTGCGCTTCCGGCACCTCGCCGGGCGCGTCACCCTGGAGTACGGCGCCTGGGGCGTGGACAAGCTGGGTGAGCTGGTCATCGAGCTCAACGGCAAGCCGGTCGGCGAGGTGCCACTGACGCTGATGCGCTGGACCTACGGGCTGAAGCTGGTCTTGCCCGCGACGCTGCTGCAGCGCGGCGAGAACACCCTCGTCTTCCGCAATACGCGCGAGCCGAGCGAGGACGAGCGCTGGGAGATCTGCTTCCTCCAGCTGCGCCAGGAGGTCTTGCCGCCGCCCGATGCAGCCCAGGCGCGGCGCTTGTTCGAGCTGGGCCGGCAGGCCTGGAATGAACGCGACATCGAGCCCAGCAACATGTCCACGGCGCTGACGCGCTTTCGCCGGGCGCGCGATCTGCTGGAGGGCCTCAGGGAGCGGCCGGCGATCTACCTCGAGGCGCTCGACTACATCGACAAGGTCGACAAGGCCTTGACCGTGCGCTTTCAGGAGGGTCTGTTCTCGGCGCAGCGCGCGATGCGCGTCGAGGGCGACCGCGCGTCGGCCCGGGCGCTGATCGCCCATACCCTGCGCCACTTTGCCCGCGACGACTACCGCTACCGCGAGCTCACGCGCCTGCTCGACGCGCTCGGCGAGGAGTAG